In Fervidobacterium thailandense, one DNA window encodes the following:
- a CDS encoding ABC transporter permease, with translation MRKELYDLKVRLFGTLIVCIALFFIVAPFQKFSVSLLEGYEGTPGTSKIMEKLIPRGFIERLKEWNFYINSQWFGKNFGQLVPIIGIILGFPLFAREIEKGTIQFILVRRSRRWIFTNKIIAGFIALLVIITISTLLPSIYSIVTEKEYNHQVIPHFLIHTLFASILWYSISVFFSVITDDQVKPLLASLGLLAVTTVLGLLKPLKFLNTFNYALGTDVFRTGKANATYTIWIAILSVIILLSAMKIFEKREF, from the coding sequence GTGAGGAAGGAGCTGTACGATCTTAAGGTCAGGTTGTTCGGCACTTTGATCGTCTGCATCGCCCTTTTCTTTATCGTAGCCCCTTTTCAAAAATTTTCTGTCTCGCTCCTCGAAGGCTACGAAGGAACCCCCGGCACGAGCAAAATTATGGAAAAACTAATCCCTCGAGGTTTCATCGAAAGATTAAAGGAGTGGAACTTTTACATCAACTCCCAGTGGTTCGGCAAAAACTTCGGCCAGCTTGTTCCGATAATCGGCATAATCTTAGGCTTCCCACTCTTTGCCAGGGAAATTGAAAAAGGTACCATACAGTTCATTCTCGTAAGAAGATCAAGACGCTGGATCTTCACAAATAAAATCATCGCTGGATTTATCGCACTATTGGTCATAATCACGATTTCAACCTTACTTCCAAGTATCTACTCGATCGTTACGGAAAAAGAGTACAACCATCAGGTAATCCCCCACTTCCTCATCCACACTCTTTTTGCATCGATACTCTGGTATTCGATAAGCGTTTTCTTTTCGGTTATCACCGACGATCAAGTAAAACCTTTACTCGCTTCACTCGGATTACTCGCCGTCACAACTGTACTTGGTCTATTAAAGCCGTTAAAGTTCCTAAACACATTCAATTACGCACTTGGAACGGATGTGTTCAGGACCGGAAAAGCGAACGCTACCTACACTATTTGGATAGCTATCTTGTCTGTTATAATTCTCTTGAGTGCAATGAAAATTTTTGAAAAGCGTGAATTCTGA
- a CDS encoding ABC transporter ATP-binding protein gives MVLKVEDLKKYYGEKNKIKAVDGISFEIEKGEIFSLLGPNGAGKTTTIKCILGLRKPTSGSIEFFGQFGIAYVPEGKELYENYSVERMIAVAEELTENFDSELCWKLTEEFDIPLREKIANLSNGEQTLLYLAVTLSQRADLYIFDEPTLGLDPIVRNKVLERIRTIPVDKEGASVLYTSHILSEVEKISDKVAIMCNGKIVEMDLLDNMKEKFCSIVLENTEPPNLPFLVKYRSTTSENVYITYRTDAERLGFECKPASLEMVFEAVIMNQVKNHNKE, from the coding sequence ATGGTGCTCAAGGTTGAAGACTTAAAAAAGTACTATGGGGAGAAGAACAAGATTAAGGCCGTTGACGGAATTTCCTTCGAAATCGAAAAAGGAGAGATATTCTCCTTACTCGGTCCGAATGGAGCCGGAAAAACCACAACGATAAAATGCATCTTAGGACTTCGAAAACCAACCTCAGGTTCGATAGAATTTTTCGGACAATTCGGTATCGCCTACGTACCGGAAGGAAAAGAGCTTTACGAAAACTACTCCGTGGAAAGAATGATAGCAGTAGCCGAAGAATTGACCGAAAATTTCGATTCGGAACTTTGCTGGAAACTGACCGAAGAGTTCGACATACCACTCCGAGAAAAGATCGCAAATCTCTCAAACGGTGAACAGACACTACTCTACCTTGCTGTAACGCTATCGCAAAGAGCCGATTTGTACATATTCGACGAACCAACCTTAGGCCTTGACCCGATAGTACGCAACAAGGTCCTCGAGCGAATTAGAACAATCCCCGTGGACAAAGAAGGTGCATCCGTTCTTTACACAAGCCACATACTGAGCGAAGTTGAGAAGATCTCCGATAAAGTGGCAATCATGTGTAACGGAAAGATCGTCGAAATGGATCTACTCGACAATATGAAAGAAAAATTCTGTAGTATTGTTCTGGAGAACACCGAACCTCCAAACTTACCATTCCTCGTGAAGTACAGGTCAACAACCTCAGAAAATGTCTACATAACCTACCGCACCGATGCGGAACGATTGGGATTCGAGTGCAAACCCGCCTCGTTGGAAATGGTCTTCGAGGCCGTCATCATGAACCAAGTAAAGAACCACAACAAGGAGTGA
- a CDS encoding GntR family transcriptional regulator, with product MWFYIDFHSHVPIYQQIKDNIKSLIIAGKLRPGEFVPSIRSLAQDIGVNLNTVARAYKELEAEGVIRAERGEGYVVVGVNVEDLKNQALDELRKTVEKCLKVGLSFQEIQNYIQEVFKDGAQG from the coding sequence TTGTGGTTTTACATAGACTTTCATTCTCACGTTCCGATATATCAGCAGATAAAGGATAACATAAAATCATTGATTATTGCTGGCAAATTAAGGCCTGGTGAGTTCGTACCGTCGATCCGCTCTTTGGCACAGGACATAGGGGTCAACCTGAATACCGTTGCCAGGGCGTACAAAGAACTGGAAGCCGAGGGAGTTATACGAGCTGAACGTGGTGAGGGCTACGTTGTCGTCGGAGTTAACGTCGAGGACTTGAAAAACCAAGCCTTGGACGAGCTTCGAAAAACCGTTGAAAAATGCTTGAAGGTCGGGCTTTCTTTTCAAGAAATTCAAAACTACATTCAAGAGGTGTTCAAAGATGGTGCTCAAGGTTGA
- a CDS encoding ABC transporter permease encodes MVLKIAFRNFTKHWKIVLLAIMGTMVATMLLVGGLSLNDSVQRYLQTKIERNLGKIDLIVKDKADTIFFPKALNPEKIESFLHEFPEIRDFTPVKLAQVTVKIGKKYTDLFAIALTKEFKRFANFEGNGVIVSYDTAQAFDLKVGDQIEIITAKGSYKVTINGFGEKELNFRGETTSANGTIFLPEDLFEKYGIYPLKDPNAYFVSTTLPVDAHPKLAESLKSEGTIRISTPKYRLRTSPLNRLIGYLFIGFSGFAVLSSFLFIASFFGILTEERKQTLGALRALGFPRHKMFLILFIEGLLYLFSSATVGAIVGVGFGKLLLDKINSFRRTDDLFAFVQDTIPFHVTFQSIVLAIVISLFVPVTILISRSLEFSKTSPVTLYTGRAEGKKSQRKLKMAIAFVLVLASLLVSLEHALVVFLATIPLLFPSPIIQLTYGLSIFVATFSMIGEGAGLQFLIRAGYFLVGAIYVVFSAVPFLRNLFERVKSVPSTIALAYLDKYKTRNFTIFVIYSVTLVLILISAIIPHSIAEYINSKKQEGAFGYNFIIVENPIKTLFGSYKYLEDKKFTSKFEKLIPIQLVQVSFEGIKDKYTFIVSTNEIFDRLVLPSEKLMKDLEKRKKDGIPPLSTFISDKIPIDQQVGDKIRMTIKGVLPGISPKISEEFTLFGRYSQEQALLPMEGILVWDRKIFGAVRGYAGVIKNPQDALELQEFVTRKFDGAFYITGEIEKLYSAINNLVNMALQLFYIGFVSGFAGLAIMTFRNVYVRRREIGMLRAIGSKGDVIFKIFIYESFSIVAIAVAVAVLTTVFVIQDLRDFISPILSDFKILVPIWKVFGTILSVFGITLVFVSIPASLSKRIPPSEALRVYD; translated from the coding sequence ATGGTACTTAAAATCGCATTCAGAAACTTCACCAAACACTGGAAGATCGTTTTGCTTGCGATTATGGGAACGATGGTGGCCACCATGCTTCTCGTTGGTGGCCTTTCTCTTAACGATTCTGTTCAGCGGTACCTTCAAACCAAGATCGAACGCAACCTCGGTAAGATAGACCTCATCGTCAAAGACAAGGCCGATACGATATTCTTTCCCAAGGCTCTCAACCCCGAAAAGATAGAAAGTTTCCTGCATGAATTTCCCGAAATTCGTGACTTTACACCTGTCAAGCTGGCTCAGGTGACGGTGAAGATTGGAAAAAAGTACACCGATCTCTTCGCAATAGCACTCACAAAAGAGTTTAAGAGATTCGCAAATTTCGAGGGAAACGGTGTAATTGTAAGCTACGACACCGCGCAGGCGTTCGATTTGAAGGTTGGAGATCAAATAGAGATCATCACGGCCAAAGGAAGCTACAAAGTCACAATTAACGGATTCGGGGAAAAGGAACTCAACTTCAGGGGAGAGACCACATCCGCAAACGGTACGATATTTCTCCCGGAAGATCTATTCGAAAAATACGGAATCTACCCTCTTAAAGATCCGAACGCGTACTTCGTCTCTACAACACTCCCTGTAGATGCTCACCCGAAGCTCGCTGAAAGCCTGAAATCCGAGGGAACGATAAGGATATCCACACCAAAGTACAGACTCAGAACATCTCCACTCAACCGTCTGATCGGTTACCTGTTCATCGGATTCTCCGGTTTTGCAGTACTCTCAAGCTTCTTATTCATCGCTTCCTTCTTTGGTATTCTAACGGAAGAGCGAAAGCAGACACTTGGCGCACTTAGAGCATTAGGTTTTCCAAGGCACAAGATGTTTCTCATACTTTTCATAGAGGGACTGCTGTACTTATTCTCGTCGGCAACGGTCGGAGCAATAGTTGGTGTGGGATTTGGAAAACTGTTACTTGACAAGATAAACTCTTTCCGTAGAACGGATGATCTGTTTGCGTTCGTACAGGATACAATCCCGTTCCACGTGACCTTTCAGAGTATCGTTCTCGCTATCGTCATATCGCTCTTCGTACCCGTTACGATACTCATTTCCAGAAGTCTCGAGTTTTCGAAAACATCGCCGGTCACACTTTACACTGGGCGAGCGGAAGGCAAAAAATCTCAGAGAAAGTTAAAAATGGCCATCGCGTTTGTGCTTGTCTTAGCTTCCCTGCTTGTTTCCTTGGAGCACGCCCTGGTAGTCTTCCTTGCAACGATTCCTTTACTATTCCCCTCACCCATAATTCAACTTACTTACGGTCTCTCAATTTTTGTTGCAACCTTCAGTATGATCGGAGAGGGCGCAGGCCTCCAATTTCTCATCCGGGCAGGATACTTCCTCGTTGGAGCGATCTACGTTGTCTTCTCCGCTGTTCCGTTTTTGAGAAACCTTTTCGAGCGTGTAAAAAGCGTCCCATCCACAATAGCCTTGGCCTACCTTGATAAGTACAAAACGAGAAATTTCACGATTTTCGTTATATACTCCGTCACACTCGTTCTCATTTTGATAAGCGCAATCATCCCCCACAGCATCGCGGAATACATAAACTCAAAAAAGCAGGAAGGCGCGTTCGGTTACAACTTCATTATCGTTGAAAACCCCATTAAGACCTTGTTCGGCTCTTACAAATACCTCGAAGACAAGAAATTCACATCCAAATTCGAAAAACTCATCCCGATACAGCTCGTCCAGGTATCGTTCGAGGGCATAAAGGATAAATACACCTTCATCGTATCAACCAACGAAATCTTCGATAGACTTGTTCTTCCATCCGAAAAGCTCATGAAGGATCTTGAAAAACGAAAAAAAGATGGCATTCCACCACTCTCCACATTCATCTCCGACAAGATACCAATAGACCAACAAGTAGGTGACAAGATAAGGATGACGATCAAAGGAGTCTTACCAGGTATCTCACCCAAGATCAGCGAAGAATTTACGTTATTCGGTCGCTACTCACAAGAACAGGCATTACTTCCCATGGAAGGTATCCTCGTGTGGGATAGGAAGATTTTCGGTGCTGTCAGAGGGTATGCGGGGGTCATAAAAAATCCTCAAGATGCCCTCGAACTTCAGGAGTTCGTAACCAGAAAATTTGACGGAGCGTTTTACATCACCGGTGAGATAGAGAAACTCTACTCGGCTATAAACAACCTCGTCAACATGGCCTTACAACTGTTCTACATCGGGTTTGTCAGCGGGTTTGCTGGCCTTGCCATCATGACCTTCCGAAATGTCTACGTCAGACGTAGGGAAATTGGTATGCTCAGGGCGATCGGTAGTAAGGGTGACGTTATTTTCAAGATATTCATTTACGAATCTTTCTCAATCGTTGCGATTGCTGTAGCCGTAGCGGTACTCACAACAGTGTTCGTCATCCAAGACTTGCGCGACTTTATTTCACCAATACTCAGTGATTTCAAGATACTCGTGCCGATTTGGAAAGTCTTCGGTACCATTTTGAGCGTGTTTGGAATAACACTCGTCTTCGTCTCTATACCGGCAAGCTTGTCAAAACGGATCCCACCATCCGAAGCCTTGCGCGTTTACGATTAG
- the rpoD gene encoding RNA polymerase sigma factor RpoD, with product MSKAALKDNPELQKRLEKLVELGKKKGYITYDDIDRTFPPGEEETMDSNFLDLVYETLEKNRIEIRDNTDITNIEEDVRAYLSEGPEVFDSTEPKDLIKMYLRDIGKIRLLTPSEEKRLAQLAQKGDKKAKEELIISNLRLVVSMAKRYLGKGLSFLDLIQEGSLGLIKAVEKFDWTKGYKFSTYATWWIRQAITRAIADQARTIRVPVHMVETINKIQKIKREYMLEHGEEPPLEYIAEQVGKPVEKIEEILQAAPETLSLETPVGEEEDSSMGDFVADESIGSPKKEAIRMLMKEEIDKLLETLNDREKMVLKMRYGILDGKPKTLEEVGQYFGVTRERIRQIEVKALRKLRHPSRSRYLRLLQKLTEED from the coding sequence ATGTCGAAGGCTGCCTTGAAAGATAACCCGGAACTCCAGAAAAGACTTGAAAAACTCGTTGAGCTCGGAAAAAAGAAAGGCTACATCACTTACGACGACATCGATAGGACCTTCCCACCGGGTGAAGAGGAAACGATGGACAGCAATTTCCTCGATCTGGTTTACGAAACCCTTGAGAAGAACAGGATCGAGATAAGGGATAATACCGATATTACGAACATCGAAGAGGATGTCAGAGCTTACCTTTCGGAAGGTCCAGAGGTGTTCGATAGCACCGAACCAAAAGACCTTATAAAGATGTACCTACGTGATATCGGTAAGATCAGACTTCTCACCCCGTCGGAGGAGAAACGCCTTGCCCAGCTGGCGCAGAAAGGTGATAAAAAAGCAAAAGAGGAGCTCATCATATCGAACCTCAGGCTTGTCGTCAGCATGGCCAAGAGGTACCTCGGTAAAGGTTTGTCGTTCCTCGACCTTATTCAGGAAGGTAGTTTGGGATTGATCAAAGCCGTTGAAAAATTCGACTGGACGAAAGGGTACAAGTTCTCCACTTACGCAACCTGGTGGATCAGGCAAGCCATAACGAGGGCCATAGCGGACCAAGCGCGTACAATAAGGGTACCGGTACACATGGTCGAAACGATAAACAAGATCCAGAAAATCAAACGAGAGTACATGCTTGAACACGGTGAAGAACCACCACTTGAATACATCGCGGAGCAAGTCGGAAAGCCGGTGGAAAAGATCGAGGAGATTCTCCAAGCCGCGCCTGAAACGTTGTCACTCGAAACGCCAGTTGGTGAAGAGGAAGACTCTTCGATGGGTGATTTCGTTGCTGATGAAAGCATAGGTTCACCGAAGAAAGAGGCCATCAGGATGCTCATGAAAGAGGAGATAGACAAATTACTGGAGACACTCAACGACAGGGAAAAAATGGTGCTGAAGATGAGATATGGAATTTTGGACGGAAAACCTAAAACTCTTGAAGAAGTTGGTCAGTACTTCGGTGTAACGAGGGAAAGAATCAGGCAAATCGAAGTCAAAGCTCTCAGAAAGCTGAGACATCCATCAAGAAGTAGGTACTTAAGGCTCCTCCAGAAACTTACCGAAGAAGATTGA
- the dnaG gene encoding DNA primase has protein sequence MIPRETVERIKSKLDIVEVISEYVSLQKVGANYRGLCPFHTETTPSFYVSPTKNIYHCFGCGASGDVIKFVQEIENISYVEALRKLAERVGEEIELREEDQLRSLYFEFYRQLHNKYRSALNNSANIIQYLEDRGFDKREISLYEFGYSPPGSKFPQTIAQALNLDREKLEQFGFVYTDPFAGRITIPISDDYGRIIAFGGRLVGDGVPKYINSQDTIVFKKSTTLFMMHVAKEYMKQLDYAVICEGYFDAIAFHRAGIKSTVATLGTALTKAHASKIRKFTNNIVIAFDSDSAGVKAALRSLELLLPLGFNVMIAQFRGGKDADEVYRKLGEKGLIESLENSKSPDLFVAETLAQGYDFSNPNAVNTYLQSVRKWMTILQTNPKLVTGLMSRVAELVGLPVSKIESILSKIPDVSQTIRPYVGITGISVTQAQAIPSLPTLEDYLVFMYFNYPEEFSKLEFSPEILEGKAREFFLIAKDLNVSLDQLSKDMGNFVRSSLEKINFEIDDSVIEGIKKEIEVRKIEKRIKEIDNMISKVSSPDEKKVLLKARIELVKQREKLKKGQK, from the coding sequence ATGATTCCCAGGGAAACAGTCGAGCGTATTAAGTCAAAACTCGATATTGTGGAGGTCATATCAGAATACGTCAGCCTCCAAAAGGTTGGAGCCAACTACAGGGGACTGTGCCCATTTCACACGGAAACTACTCCATCGTTCTACGTGAGCCCCACAAAGAATATATATCACTGTTTTGGCTGTGGTGCCTCAGGAGACGTTATTAAATTCGTCCAAGAGATCGAGAACATCTCTTACGTTGAGGCTTTAAGAAAACTTGCCGAACGTGTCGGTGAGGAGATAGAGCTTCGGGAAGAGGATCAACTCAGAAGCCTTTATTTTGAATTCTACAGACAGCTCCACAACAAATACCGCTCAGCACTGAACAACTCCGCAAATATTATCCAATACCTGGAAGACCGAGGTTTCGACAAACGGGAGATTTCACTTTACGAGTTCGGCTATTCACCACCTGGTTCAAAGTTTCCTCAAACTATCGCGCAAGCACTGAACTTGGACAGGGAAAAACTCGAACAGTTCGGGTTCGTCTACACCGACCCATTCGCTGGAAGGATAACGATACCTATAAGTGACGATTACGGGCGCATAATAGCTTTCGGCGGACGTCTTGTTGGTGATGGTGTACCGAAATACATAAATTCACAGGATACCATCGTTTTCAAAAAATCAACCACCCTTTTCATGATGCACGTGGCGAAAGAATACATGAAGCAGTTAGATTACGCAGTCATTTGCGAAGGCTACTTTGACGCTATAGCCTTCCACAGAGCAGGTATAAAGAGTACGGTTGCAACTCTTGGAACGGCATTGACAAAAGCACACGCATCGAAAATAAGGAAGTTCACAAACAACATAGTTATAGCCTTCGACAGCGACAGCGCCGGAGTAAAAGCCGCACTTAGGAGCCTTGAGTTGCTCCTGCCACTCGGTTTCAACGTCATGATCGCGCAGTTCAGAGGTGGTAAAGACGCGGATGAGGTGTATCGGAAACTCGGTGAAAAGGGATTGATAGAAAGCCTTGAGAATTCAAAATCCCCGGATCTGTTCGTCGCCGAAACGCTCGCGCAGGGCTATGATTTTTCAAATCCAAATGCTGTCAACACGTACCTTCAAAGTGTACGAAAATGGATGACGATCCTTCAGACAAACCCAAAACTCGTAACTGGTTTGATGAGCAGAGTAGCTGAACTGGTAGGTTTACCGGTGAGTAAGATCGAAAGCATACTTTCAAAAATTCCAGACGTGTCGCAAACAATTCGTCCGTACGTGGGAATCACCGGTATCTCCGTCACTCAGGCACAGGCTATCCCGTCATTACCAACACTCGAGGACTATCTTGTGTTCATGTACTTCAATTATCCGGAAGAATTCTCCAAGCTCGAATTTTCACCTGAAATCCTCGAGGGAAAGGCCCGGGAGTTTTTTCTCATCGCAAAAGATTTGAACGTTTCGCTGGATCAGTTGTCTAAAGATATGGGAAATTTTGTGAGGAGTTCCCTTGAAAAAATTAACTTTGAAATAGACGATAGCGTTATCGAGGGCATAAAAAAGGAGATCGAAGTGCGCAAAATCGAAAAGAGAATCAAAGAAATCGACAACATGATCTCAAAAGTGAGCTCACCCGACGAGAAGAAAGTTCTCCTCAAAGCTCGCATCGAACTCGTCAAACAGCGGGAAAAATTGAAAAAAGGCCAAAAATAA
- the rpsI gene encoding 30S ribosomal protein S9: MAEIYMGTGRRKTSVARVYLKPGTGKITINDQEYNDLNDYFENKIWTLHAIEPLRTVGLEGSFDLFIRVEGGGKSGQAGAVRLGIARALVAYNPDLRPILREKGYLTRDPRMVERKKYGLKKARRAPQFSKR; this comes from the coding sequence ATGGCGGAAATTTACATGGGAACTGGTAGAAGGAAGACCTCCGTTGCAAGAGTGTACCTGAAACCCGGAACCGGCAAGATAACGATAAATGACCAAGAATACAACGATTTGAATGACTACTTTGAGAATAAAATCTGGACACTCCACGCGATCGAACCTCTCAGAACGGTAGGACTCGAGGGTTCTTTTGACCTTTTCATAAGGGTTGAGGGTGGAGGTAAGAGTGGACAAGCCGGAGCCGTTAGACTCGGTATTGCACGCGCACTCGTTGCGTACAACCCGGATCTCAGGCCAATACTCAGGGAAAAGGGTTACCTTACCAGGGACCCGAGGATGGTCGAAAGAAAGAAGTACGGGCTCAAGAAAGCGAGAAGGGCTCCTCAGTTCTCCAAGCGTTAA
- the rplM gene encoding 50S ribosomal protein L13: MARPFPVQKTTMPTNVERKWYLVDATDKPLGRLATRIALLLQGKNEPTWTPHIDSGNFVVVINAEKVKLTGKKLTQKVYYHHSGYPGGLKSKTAKQILETHPERLIELAVKRMLPKTIIGRHQFKRLKVYAGSEHPHQAQKPEKVELL, encoded by the coding sequence ATGGCAAGACCATTCCCCGTTCAGAAAACCACAATGCCAACCAACGTTGAGAGAAAATGGTACCTTGTGGACGCTACGGACAAACCCCTTGGCAGGTTAGCAACGAGGATAGCGTTACTTTTGCAAGGAAAGAATGAACCAACCTGGACACCACACATCGATTCTGGTAACTTCGTTGTCGTCATCAACGCCGAGAAGGTCAAACTCACAGGAAAGAAACTGACCCAGAAGGTTTACTACCACCACTCTGGATACCCTGGTGGTCTGAAATCCAAGACCGCAAAGCAAATACTCGAAACCCATCCCGAGAGACTGATCGAACTTGCGGTTAAGAGGATGCTCCCAAAGACGATCATCGGAAGACACCAGTTTAAGAGACTGAAAGTCTACGCTGGATCAGAACACCCACACCAAGCACAGAAGCCAGAAAAAGTAGAGCTTCTCTAA